Below is a window of Gemmatimonadaceae bacterium DNA.
TGACCGAGTTGGAGAAGGTGGCGACGCGCTATGCGGGTACCTCGGCTGGCGACCGGGCGGCGCTGCTGGCCGCGCAGTCGCTGCTCTCGCAGGGGAAGACGCCGGAGGCCATGAAGCGTCTGGATGCGCTGGTGGCCGGTGGCGGGGCATCACGGCTGGGCTCGACACTGCAGACGCTGCTCGCCGCGGCGTACGAGAACCAGAACAAGCCGGCCGAGGCCGCCAAGGCGTATCTCGCGGCGGCCGCAGTGAGCCAGGGCGATGCGAAGATCCAGCGCCAGGCTGACGCGGCGCGCGCCTTCATGGCGGCTGGCAACACGGTCGAGGCGATGAAGCTCTGGACCGAGCTGGCGAAGGACGAGAGCGGCCCATTGGCTGCGGAAGCGCACGTCCGGCTCGGCGAGCTGGCCGTCAAGCAGTAACCGAGGCCGCACACGGCCGTTCAGCGCGATGCTGCGCATCACGTAGACGGGGCGGCTGTGAGGTCAGGGCACGGAAATCGAAGAGCCACCGGCTGCGCGCACCGCAGTCCGGTGGCTACTGTTTTTCCGTCATGCCGAGCTTCACCGGCTGCTCCAGGAATGCGCGTGCGCCAGCCACCTCGAACCGGGTGGACGGAATGGCGGTGCCGTCGGCGATGAGCAGCAGCTTCTGGACGCTCGCCTCCGCAGCACCAAGCGTCGCCGGAAGCCAGTTGCCGGCCAGCGCCCGGTTTCCTGATCGGGTCTCGAGCACCACGATGTGCTGTCCCCGGCCAGCGGGGACGGCCGGCTGCCGGGCATAGAGGCAGAGGTCAAGGGCGTCCGGATCAGCCGGGACCGAAAGGCCGGCGCCGGCAAGGCTCCGGGCCATGAAGGCAGACATCCAGATGCACGGCGTGCCCGAGGCGTCGTCGCGCGGAAGGCCGGTCGGATCATACGGACGGCGGGGCCGGCTGCATTGGGTTGAGCGGACCGCCTCCGTCCGGAGCGTGATGTCAGGCGGCTCGGGGTTGGTGAGGTCGACCAGGTTGCCGATCAGCGTCGTGCCGCCATAGATCCGGGACGTGCAGCCGAGCTCGATCGCCACGCTGTAGCGCCGGATCTGGCGCGGGGTGCAGCCGGCGGTCGGGTCTGGCCAGATGGTGGCGGTGGTGGTGTAGATGGCGTAGTTCGGGCCGTCGAAGAGCTCCTCGATGCGGATGATGTCGACCGCGCCGAGCTCGGCGTCGCTCGGCAGTGGTGGGGCGACCTCAGGCAGGTGCTTGACGACCTGGCACGCCGAGACCGCCATGAGGATGTTCTCGCGGAAGGCCGGCGCATGGGCGTGGCCGGCGCGGACGGTGCGGATGCGGGCTGGCGGCTGTGCCTGGGTCTGGGCCTGAGCCTGCACGGTGAGGGTGCCGGCGGTGGCCGTCAGGGCGATGGCGAGGCGGGACAGGTGGATACGAAAGGCGGCGGTGGTCACGTCGTTCCGGTGCGGCAAAGGCTGCGTCGTGACATGTCGGTCGTGCGACGGTCGAGGCGTCACGGGCGCGGGTGTTGGGCTCCTGCGACGGACGCGTCGAGTGTCGGGATGTTAAGCGCATCGCGGTCATGGATTTGTGGCGAGCTCTTCGGACATTCTGACCGGCCTTCTTCTGTCGCTTGGGGGCCGCGCGGCGATTCGTTTTACTTCTTATAAGAAGTATTATGTAAACTACACAGCGTGGAAAAGTGTGGAGAACTGCCTGTTTCGGGCTCCCGCTGTGGAAAGCCGGCAAGGTTGCTCACAAAATCGCCACCACACCGCCAGACAGTTCCGCCGTCTACCCCTGCCACTCTGGCGTCGCACTCGCGCCACTCCCGGCACAGTTTTCCGCCAAGCGGATCCCTCGGAATTGACGCGCCAGGCCGTGACGCCGGAGTGCCAGAATCGGCCCGCACGACCGCGCGAAACGTGGTCAGTTCCCGGGCCGGAAATCGCTGCTCAGCGGTGCGCGCGCAGCACGCCCTCGAACACCAGCCGACCCTCGCCGGCGAGCTCGCTCCACGCCCACTCCGGCGCCTCCGGAAACCGCACCGACAGCGTGCGGCCGCTGGCCGTTTCCAGCCGCACCGGACCGCCGGAATCCGCCTCGCCCCATGCCACGAGACACGCCGCCGTCGCGACGGATCCGGTCCCACAGGCCAGCGTCTCAGCCTCGACGCCGCGCTCGTAGGTCCGGATGGCCCACGCCGCCCCTGCGCCGGCGTCTGCGCCCTGCCCGGCACGGCGGCTCACGAAGTTCACGTTCGCGCCGGCCGGCTGGCGTGACGGCACCTGCCGCAACGCTCGTCCGCGCCCGAACACGTCGACCGCCGCCACGTCGTGCACCCGCACCACCAGGTGCGGCACACCCACGACGGCGTAGCCCAGCCGCAACTCACCGGTCTCGAGCGCCTCGGCGGCATCGGTCTCGAGCGCCTGGACGGCGGCCAGCCGCACGGCCGCACCGCCTGCGGCGTCGATCGAGGCGTCGATGAGTCCGGCGTCTGACCTGAACCGGAATCGCTCCTCCCGACCCGCAAGGCCAAGCAGGACGGCACTTTGCGCCGCGCAGAGTGAGGCGTTTCCGCAGAGCGATGCCCGGGAGCCGTCAGCGTTGTAGTACCGGATCGAGAACCGGGCATCGGGATCGTCGCCGATGAAGACGACGCCATCGGCACCCACACCAAGGTGAGGCGCGCACAGCGCTGCGATCTCAGCCGTTGATTCGAGGGCGTCCTGCCCCGGCGCCGTGCCACGGGAGTCCAGGAACACGAAGTCGTTCCCCGACCCGGACATCTTCCAGAACCGACGCCCGGCACCCGTCATCAGACCCGCCCGGTGATCGACCACCACCGCAGCCGCCAGACCATCCAGATCGCCTCCCGCACGATCCGCTTCGACATCTTGCTCTCCCCCTCGGTCCGGTCGGTGAAGACGATCGGGATCTCCTCGATCCGGAAGCCCTTCTTCCACGCCCGGAAGCTCACCTCGATCTGGAAGGCGTAGCCGTTCGAGCGCACGTCGTCGAGGTCGATCGCCTCGAGCACCTCGCGCCGGAAGCACTTGAAGCCGCCGGTGGCGTCGAAGAGCTGCAGGCCGGTGACCATGCGGGCGTAGATGTTGGCCGAGTAGCTCAGGATCAGGCGCGCCATCGGCCAGTTGACGACCGTCACCTTGCCGTTGCGGTAGCGCGAGCCGAGCACGAGGTCGGCATCCTGGATCGCCGTCAGGAACTGCGGCAGGTGCGCCGGGTCGTGGGAGAAATCGGCGTCCATCTCGAAGACGTACGCGAAATCCCGCGCCAGCGCCCACTTGAAGCCGGCCAGGTACGCGGTGCCCAGCCCCATCTTCTTCGGCCGGTGCAGCGCGTGCACGCGGTCATTGACCGCCGCGATCGCATCGACGATCGCCCCGGTGCCGTCGGGCGAGCCGTCGTCCACGATCAGCACCGAGATCCGCGGGTCCTGGGCCAGGGCCGACTCGATGATCTTCGCGACGTTCTCACGCTCGTTGTACGTCGGGACGATGACGAGGGCGCGCTGCCCTGCTCCGCCGCC
It encodes the following:
- a CDS encoding tetratricopeptide repeat protein translates to MSDFEESGLDSAATWFKANQKPVSLALGGLVVAVAAIFIWQKSAETKIQNAERAFFQAQTATAQNPANAVTELEKVATRYAGTSAGDRAALLAAQSLLSQGKTPEAMKRLDALVAGGGASRLGSTLQTLLAAAYENQNKPAEAAKAYLAAAAVSQGDAKIQRQADAARAFMAAGNTVEAMKLWTELAKDESGPLAAEAHVRLGELAVKQ
- the dapF gene encoding diaminopimelate epimerase → MSGSGNDFVFLDSRGTAPGQDALESTAEIAALCAPHLGVGADGVVFIGDDPDARFSIRYYNADGSRASLCGNASLCAAQSAVLLGLAGREERFRFRSDAGLIDASIDAAGGAAVRLAAVQALETDAAEALETGELRLGYAVVGVPHLVVRVHDVAAVDVFGRGRALRQVPSRQPAGANVNFVSRRAGQGADAGAGAAWAIRTYERGVEAETLACGTGSVATAACLVAWGEADSGGPVRLETASGRTLSVRFPEAPEWAWSELAGEGRLVFEGVLRAHR
- a CDS encoding polyprenol monophosphomannose synthase, which produces MTAPHATGGGAGQRALVIVPTYNERENVAKIIESALAQDPRISVLIVDDGSPDGTGAIVDAIAAVNDRVHALHRPKKMGLGTAYLAGFKWALARDFAYVFEMDADFSHDPAHLPQFLTAIQDADLVLGSRYRNGKVTVVNWPMARLILSYSANIYARMVTGLQLFDATGGFKCFRREVLEAIDLDDVRSNGYAFQIEVSFRAWKKGFRIEEIPIVFTDRTEGESKMSKRIVREAIWMVWRLRWWSITGRV